In one Pseudomonas sp. R84 genomic region, the following are encoded:
- a CDS encoding MFS transporter, translating to MLLPILLLSAAGFTVLTTEFVIVGLLPAIARDLEVTIPQAGLLVTLFAFTVAMFGPFLTAYFARFERRKLFISILIMFGLANTVAALAPNIWVMAIARLIPALGLPVFWALASETAVDIVGPDFAGRAIAKIGFGIVCATVFGIPVGTLISDAFGWRSAFGILAVIAFAKALLLFVYLPKTSLHQHQVSFRSQFKILRSPLMIGHILLSILVFSGMFTAYTYLADILERLAGFNGTVVGWCLMAFGAVGLIGNSLGGRAVDRHPLGASVLFCAFMIAGMVSLVPNIHSPLGLAVAMGIWGITQAALFLVSHVRLMKAAPEAPAFAASLNIAGANLGIGLGAIVGGRVIDSAGLGFLGFAAAGFILLSVFLAMVLMTLKPREMCAEAS from the coding sequence ATGCTGTTGCCCATTCTTCTGTTGTCCGCCGCCGGGTTCACGGTGCTGACCACGGAATTCGTCATCGTCGGCCTGTTGCCGGCGATTGCCCGAGACCTTGAAGTCACCATCCCACAGGCCGGGTTGCTGGTGACGCTGTTCGCTTTTACCGTGGCCATGTTCGGGCCTTTCCTGACCGCATATTTCGCCCGCTTCGAGCGGCGCAAGCTGTTTATCAGCATCCTGATCATGTTTGGTCTGGCCAATACCGTGGCGGCGCTGGCGCCAAACATCTGGGTGATGGCGATTGCCCGGTTGATCCCGGCGCTCGGTCTGCCGGTGTTCTGGGCTTTGGCCAGTGAAACGGCAGTGGACATCGTCGGTCCGGATTTCGCCGGCCGCGCGATCGCCAAAATCGGTTTCGGCATCGTCTGTGCGACGGTGTTTGGCATCCCGGTCGGCACGCTGATTTCTGACGCGTTCGGCTGGCGCAGTGCCTTTGGCATTCTTGCGGTCATCGCTTTTGCCAAAGCCTTGCTGCTATTTGTTTACCTGCCGAAAACCAGTCTGCACCAGCATCAGGTCAGCTTCCGTTCGCAATTCAAGATCCTGCGCAGCCCGTTGATGATTGGCCATATCCTGCTGTCGATTCTGGTGTTCAGCGGTATGTTCACCGCTTACACCTATCTGGCCGACATTCTTGAGCGCCTCGCCGGTTTCAACGGCACTGTGGTGGGTTGGTGCCTGATGGCCTTCGGTGCGGTCGGGCTGATCGGCAACTCGCTGGGCGGTCGTGCGGTGGACCGCCATCCGCTGGGGGCGTCGGTGTTGTTCTGTGCGTTCATGATTGCCGGCATGGTCTCGCTGGTACCGAATATTCACTCACCGCTGGGGCTGGCAGTGGCGATGGGGATCTGGGGCATTACCCAGGCTGCGTTGTTCCTGGTCAGCCACGTGCGGCTGATGAAAGCCGCGCCAGAAGCGCCGGCGTTTGCCGCCTCGTTGAACATCGCTGGGGCCAATCTGGGCATCGGTCTGGGCGCTATCGTCGGAGGCCGGGTCATCGACAGCGCGGGTCTGGGCTTCCTCGGCTTTGCCGCCGCCGGATTCATCTTGCTCTCGGTGTTCCTCGCCATGGTGCTGATGACGCTCAAGCCGCGCGAAATGTGCGCCGAGGCCTCATAA
- the sstT gene encoding serine/threonine transporter SstT, whose translation MTASSPSLLHRLKNLSLVTQILIGLIAGIALAMFAPQLAKDTAFIGKVFVSALKAVAPILVFVLVMASIANHKHGQETHIRPILFLYLLGTFAAAVVAVVASMAFPSHLVLSTDNVAVTAPGGIAEVLQSLLLSVVDNPVNALINANFIGILAWAIGMGVAIRHAGDTTREVLGDLSNGVTLIVRVVIRFAPLGIFGLVASTLATSGFGALIGYAHLLAVLLGCMLFVALVMNPLIVFWKLRRNPYPLTLKCLRESGITAFFTRSSAANIPVNLELSKRLGLHEDTYSVSIPLGATINMAGAAITITVLTLAAVHTLGIAVDIPTAILLSVVAAICACGASGVAGGSLLLIPLACSLFGIPSEIAMQVVAVGFIIGVLQDSAETALNSSTDVLFTAAACLGEEAKAQRTA comes from the coding sequence ATGACTGCTTCATCCCCTTCTCTACTGCACCGCCTCAAGAACCTGAGCCTGGTCACACAGATCCTCATCGGCCTGATCGCCGGTATTGCCTTGGCGATGTTTGCCCCGCAACTGGCAAAAGACACCGCGTTCATCGGCAAAGTGTTCGTGTCGGCGTTGAAAGCTGTCGCACCGATCCTGGTGTTCGTGCTGGTGATGGCTTCCATTGCCAACCACAAACACGGCCAGGAAACCCACATCCGCCCGATTCTGTTCCTCTATCTGCTGGGCACCTTCGCCGCAGCAGTGGTGGCCGTGGTCGCGAGCATGGCGTTCCCGTCGCATCTGGTGCTGTCCACCGATAACGTCGCGGTGACCGCGCCAGGTGGCATTGCCGAAGTGTTGCAGAGCCTGTTGCTGAGCGTCGTGGATAACCCGGTGAATGCACTCATCAACGCCAACTTCATTGGCATTCTGGCGTGGGCAATCGGCATGGGCGTCGCGATTCGCCATGCTGGCGACACCACCCGCGAAGTGCTCGGTGATCTGTCCAACGGCGTGACCTTGATCGTGCGTGTGGTGATTCGCTTTGCACCGCTGGGTATTTTCGGTCTGGTCGCTTCGACGCTGGCGACTTCGGGCTTCGGCGCGCTGATCGGTTATGCGCACCTGCTGGCCGTGCTGCTCGGTTGCATGCTGTTCGTGGCGCTGGTGATGAACCCGCTGATCGTGTTCTGGAAGCTGCGTCGCAACCCGTACCCGCTGACCCTCAAGTGCCTGCGTGAAAGCGGCATCACCGCGTTCTTCACCCGCAGTTCGGCAGCGAATATTCCGGTGAATCTGGAATTGAGCAAACGCCTAGGTCTGCATGAAGACACCTATTCGGTGTCGATCCCGCTGGGCGCGACCATCAACATGGCCGGTGCGGCGATCACCATTACCGTATTGACGCTGGCTGCCGTGCACACATTGGGTATTGCCGTGGACATTCCTACCGCGATTCTGCTCAGCGTTGTCGCCGCGATTTGTGCCTGTGGCGCTTCGGGTGTGGCCGGTGGTTCGTTGCTGTTGATTCCGTTGGCGTGCAGCCTGTTTGGCATTCCGAGCGAGATTGCCATGCAGGTGGTGGCGGTCGGTTTCATTATTGGGGTGCTGCAGGATTCGGCAGAGACGGCGCTGAACTCGTCGACTGATGTGTTGTTTACCGCAGCGGCGTGCCTGGGGGAAGAAGCAAAAGCCCAGCGCACTGCGTAA
- a CDS encoding DUF1993 domain-containing protein, with product MTISLYAASVPVFQQMLNALSDVLKKAEAHATEKNIDPNAFLQARLYPDMFPLTRQVQIAVDFAKGVSSRLAEVEVPKYDDTETTFAELQALIAKVLAYIGEIKPEQIDGKEGIEIVTRPGTPKEKRFSGQAYLLTYGLPQFFFHVTTTYALLRHNGVEVGKRDYMGAF from the coding sequence ATGACCATTTCCCTGTACGCCGCATCCGTCCCGGTTTTTCAACAAATGCTCAACGCTTTGAGCGATGTACTGAAAAAGGCTGAAGCCCACGCCACCGAGAAAAACATCGACCCGAACGCGTTCCTGCAGGCTCGTCTGTACCCGGACATGTTCCCGCTGACCCGTCAGGTACAGATCGCCGTGGACTTCGCTAAAGGCGTTTCCTCGCGTCTGGCTGAAGTCGAAGTGCCGAAGTACGACGATACCGAAACCACCTTCGCCGAGCTGCAAGCCCTGATTGCCAAGGTGCTGGCCTACATTGGCGAGATCAAGCCAGAGCAGATCGATGGCAAGGAAGGCATCGAAATCGTTACTCGTCCGGGCACCCCAAAGGAAAAACGCTTCAGCGGTCAGGCTTACCTGCTGACTTACGGTCTGCCGCAGTTCTTCTTCCACGTCACCACCACTTATGCGTTGCTGCGTCATAACGGTGTTGAAGTGGGCAAGCGTGATTACATGGGCGCGTTCTAA
- a CDS encoding DUF480 domain-containing protein: MTTEPESTFDEPRLNAAEIRILGSLIEKQATSPETYPLTLNALVTACNQKTSREPVMNLTQGQVGQSLRALEGRGFAKLVMGSRADRWEHKVDKALELVPAQVILSGLMFLRGPQTINELLTRSGRMHEFEDTEQVVHQLERLIARGLAVLIPRQAGQREDRYTHALGDPADIEVIMAARQNPSDRGASSGVSVERIEELEARIAALEERLARLE, encoded by the coding sequence ATGACCACAGAACCAGAATCCACCTTCGACGAGCCACGGCTCAACGCCGCGGAAATCCGCATCCTCGGCTCGTTGATCGAGAAACAGGCGACCAGCCCGGAAACCTATCCGCTGACCCTAAATGCACTGGTCACGGCGTGCAATCAGAAAACCAGCCGCGAACCGGTGATGAACCTGACTCAGGGTCAGGTCGGCCAGAGTTTGCGCGCGCTCGAAGGTCGCGGTTTCGCCAAGCTGGTGATGGGCAGTCGCGCCGACCGCTGGGAGCACAAGGTCGACAAGGCGCTGGAGCTGGTGCCGGCGCAGGTGATTCTCAGCGGATTGATGTTTCTGCGCGGCCCGCAGACCATCAATGAACTGCTGACCCGCAGTGGGCGCATGCATGAATTTGAAGACACCGAGCAGGTGGTGCATCAGCTTGAGCGTTTGATTGCGCGGGGGTTGGCCGTGTTGATTCCGCGCCAGGCCGGGCAACGTGAAGATCGTTACACCCATGCGCTGGGTGATCCAGCGGATATCGAGGTGATCATGGCGGCGCGGCAGAATCCTTCGGATCGCGGTGCAAGCAGTGGCGTTTCGGTTGAACGCATCGAAGAGCTGGAGGCGCGGATCGCGGCACTGGAAGAACGCCTGGCCCGTCTGGAATAG
- a CDS encoding cupin domain-containing protein, which yields MHPPILNLHQVELEPLPEALAPEGETAGRYQQRMARIGQQLGSQKLGYRLYALPPGMRGSPFHSHRVNEEMFYVVAGEGEVRLGAERFPIRQGDVIACPPGGPEQAHQIINTSSGELRYLAVSTQQQPEICEYPDSNKYAVMDNFQVDAEGNTSGFVAVARQKDGVDYWDGE from the coding sequence ATGCACCCACCTATTCTCAACCTGCATCAGGTCGAACTCGAACCCCTGCCCGAAGCCCTGGCCCCGGAAGGCGAAACCGCCGGGCGCTATCAGCAGCGCATGGCCCGTATCGGCCAGCAATTGGGATCGCAAAAACTCGGTTATCGCCTATATGCGCTACCACCGGGCATGCGTGGCAGCCCGTTTCACAGCCATCGGGTCAATGAGGAGATGTTCTACGTGGTGGCCGGGGAGGGCGAGGTGCGTCTTGGCGCCGAGCGTTTTCCGATTCGCCAAGGTGATGTGATCGCCTGTCCGCCGGGTGGGCCGGAGCAGGCGCATCAGATCATCAATACCAGCTCGGGCGAATTGCGATATCTGGCCGTGAGTACACAGCAGCAGCCGGAAATTTGCGAATACCCGGATTCGAACAAGTACGCGGTGATGGATAACTTTCAGGTGGATGCCGAAGGTAATACTTCAGGCTTTGTCGCTGTGGCGCGGCAGAAGGATGGCGTTGATTACTGGGATGGTGAATAA
- a CDS encoding shikimate 5-dehydrogenase — protein sequence MQMNPNKDTQLCMSLSGRPGNFGLRFHNHLYEQLGLNFYYKAFSSQDLTGAVGGIRALGIRGCGVSMPFKEACIALVDELGASAAAIQSINTIVNTNGHLKAYNTDYIAIEQLLKTHAVPKESTFALRGSGGMAKAVASALRDGGYKNGSIVARNERAGRALADSLGYRWQAELGEERPQMLINVTPVGMDGGPEAGQLAFAPEVIAAAETVFDVVAIPSETPLIVRARAEGKKVITGLEVIAIQALEQFVLYTGVRPNEEQFAAAVAFARS from the coding sequence ATGCAGATGAACCCGAACAAAGACACCCAGCTGTGCATGTCCCTGTCAGGGCGGCCAGGCAATTTCGGTCTGCGTTTTCATAACCATTTGTATGAGCAGTTGGGCCTGAATTTCTACTACAAGGCGTTCAGCAGCCAGGACCTGACCGGCGCAGTCGGCGGCATTCGCGCCTTGGGCATTCGCGGTTGCGGCGTGTCGATGCCGTTCAAGGAAGCGTGCATTGCGCTGGTCGATGAACTGGGTGCGTCGGCGGCGGCGATCCAGTCGATCAACACCATCGTCAACACCAACGGCCATCTCAAGGCTTACAACACCGATTACATTGCTATCGAGCAGTTGCTGAAAACCCACGCGGTGCCCAAGGAGTCGACCTTCGCCCTGCGTGGCAGCGGCGGCATGGCCAAAGCGGTGGCCAGCGCCTTGCGCGATGGCGGTTATAAAAACGGTTCGATCGTCGCCCGTAACGAGCGCGCCGGGCGTGCATTGGCGGATTCGCTGGGTTATCGCTGGCAGGCGGAACTGGGCGAGGAGCGCCCGCAGATGCTGATCAATGTGACGCCGGTGGGTATGGACGGGGGGCCGGAGGCGGGGCAGTTGGCGTTTGCGCCTGAAGTTATTGCAGCGGCCGAGACGGTTTTTGATGTGGTGGCGATTCCGTCGGAAACTCCGCTGATCGTGCGCGCTCGGGCCGAAGGTAAAAAGGTGATTACCGGGCTGGAAGTCATCGCGATCCAGGCGCTGGAGCAGTTTGTGCTGTACACAGGCGTTCGGCCGAATGAAGAGCAGTTTGCGGCGGCGGTAGCGTTTGCCCGGAGCTGA
- a CDS encoding AI-2E family transporter, which yields MNEKSLQFKSLTVLLVLVTVAFIWILLPFYGAVFWAVILGILFAPMQRKLQAKFGWQRNLTSLCTLSICLVIAILPVIIVSVLLVQEGATVYKNIESGELDIAAYLAQFKHSLPPYFQHLLDRFGMGELNGLREKIVKSAMQGSQVLASQAFSFGQGTFEFVVSFFIMLYLLFFFLRDGAELARKVRTAVPLEEGHKRRLQLKFNRVVRATVKGNLVVAVTQGALGGAIFWFLDIPSALLWAVLMGFLSLLPAVGAGIVWAPVAVYFLLSGMIWQGVVLGLFGVFVIGLVDNVLRPILVGKDTKMPDYLILISTLGGLAVFGLNGFVIGPLIAALFMSSWALFAETKPKVQLP from the coding sequence ATGAACGAAAAGAGTCTTCAATTCAAATCCCTGACCGTGCTGCTGGTGCTGGTCACGGTGGCCTTCATCTGGATCCTGTTGCCGTTCTACGGTGCGGTGTTCTGGGCGGTGATCCTCGGCATCCTGTTTGCGCCGATGCAACGCAAGTTGCAGGCGAAATTCGGCTGGCAACGCAACCTGACCTCGCTGTGCACGTTGAGCATCTGTCTGGTCATCGCGATTCTGCCGGTGATCATCGTCAGCGTGTTGCTGGTGCAGGAAGGGGCGACGGTTTACAAGAATATCGAAAGTGGTGAGCTGGACATTGCCGCGTACCTGGCGCAATTCAAGCACAGCTTGCCGCCGTACTTTCAGCACTTGCTTGACCGCTTCGGCATGGGCGAACTCAATGGCCTGCGCGAGAAAATCGTCAAATCGGCAATGCAGGGCAGCCAGGTGCTGGCCAGCCAGGCATTCAGTTTTGGTCAGGGCACATTCGAATTCGTGGTGAGTTTTTTCATCATGCTGTATTTGCTGTTTTTCTTTCTGCGTGACGGCGCCGAACTGGCGCGCAAGGTGCGCACTGCCGTGCCACTGGAGGAAGGTCACAAGCGGCGCTTGCAGTTGAAGTTCAACCGCGTGGTACGGGCGACGGTGAAGGGCAATCTCGTAGTCGCGGTGACTCAAGGCGCGCTGGGCGGAGCGATTTTCTGGTTTCTCGACATCCCCAGCGCATTGCTGTGGGCGGTCTTGATGGGGTTTCTGTCGTTGCTGCCAGCGGTCGGCGCGGGGATCGTCTGGGCGCCGGTGGCGGTGTATTTCCTGCTCAGCGGGATGATCTGGCAAGGCGTGGTGCTGGGCCTGTTCGGGGTATTTGTGATTGGGCTGGTGGACAACGTGCTACGGCCGATTCTGGTGGGCAAGGACACCAAAATGCCCGATTACCTGATTCTGATCTCGACCCTGGGTGGTCTGGCGGTATTCGGCCTGAATGGCTTTGTGATCGGGCCGCTGATCGCCGCGCTGTTCATGTCGAGTTGGGCGCTGTTCGCCGAGACCAAGCCCAAGGTGCAACTGCCTTAA
- the yegQ gene encoding tRNA 5-hydroxyuridine modification protein YegQ, which translates to MTSILAAPELLAPAGTLKNMRYAFAYGADAVYAGQPRYSLRVRNNEFDHANLALGIGEAQAKGKRFYVVVNIAPHNAKLKTFLKDLAPVIGMAPDALIMSDPGLIMLVRRHFPQMPIHLSVQANTVNWASVEFWQQQGVSRIILSRELSLEEIGEIREQVPDMELEVFVHGALCMAYSGRCLLSGYMNKRDANQGTCTNACRWKYSAQEATENQLGEIVQTFQPEPTLGLGAPTDQVFLLQEANRPDELMPAFEDEHGTYIMNAKDLRAVQHVERLTRMGVHSLKIEGRTKSHFYCARTTQVYRRAIDDAVAGREFDRSLMTDLESLAQRGYTEGFLRRHVHDEYQNYQNGSSVSERQQFVGELTGERRDRLAEVKVKNRFALGDHLELMTPAGNFHFDLHELQSLKGEAIEVAPGDGHTVYVPIPEGVDLRFGLLMRDLRGA; encoded by the coding sequence ATGACCTCGATCCTCGCCGCACCCGAACTGCTCGCCCCCGCCGGTACCCTGAAAAACATGCGCTACGCCTTCGCCTATGGCGCCGATGCGGTCTACGCGGGCCAGCCGCGTTATAGCCTGCGGGTGCGCAACAACGAGTTCGATCACGCCAACCTCGCGCTGGGCATTGGTGAGGCCCAGGCAAAGGGCAAGCGCTTCTACGTGGTGGTCAACATCGCGCCGCACAACGCCAAGCTGAAGACTTTCCTCAAGGATCTGGCGCCGGTCATCGGGATGGCGCCGGATGCGCTGATCATGTCCGACCCGGGGCTGATCATGCTGGTGCGTCGGCACTTTCCGCAGATGCCGATTCACCTCTCGGTGCAGGCCAATACGGTGAACTGGGCGAGTGTCGAGTTCTGGCAGCAGCAGGGTGTGAGCCGGATCATCCTGTCGCGGGAATTGTCGCTGGAAGAAATCGGCGAGATCCGCGAACAGGTGCCGGACATGGAGCTGGAAGTGTTCGTTCACGGCGCGCTGTGCATGGCCTATTCCGGGCGCTGTCTGCTCTCGGGCTATATGAACAAGCGCGATGCCAATCAGGGCACCTGCACCAACGCCTGTCGCTGGAAATACTCGGCGCAAGAGGCCACGGAAAATCAGCTAGGCGAAATCGTTCAGACCTTTCAGCCCGAGCCGACCCTGGGCCTCGGCGCGCCGACCGATCAGGTGTTCCTGTTACAGGAAGCCAACCGCCCCGATGAATTGATGCCCGCTTTCGAAGACGAGCACGGCACCTACATCATGAACGCCAAGGACCTGCGCGCGGTGCAACACGTCGAGCGCCTGACGCGCATGGGCGTGCATTCATTGAAGATCGAGGGCCGAACCAAATCGCACTTCTATTGCGCACGCACCACGCAGGTGTATCGAAGGGCGATAGATGATGCTGTGGCCGGGCGTGAGTTTGATCGCAGCCTGATGACGGACTTGGAGTCACTTGCGCAGCGTGGCTACACCGAGGGTTTTCTGCGTCGGCATGTGCATGACGAGTATCAGAATTATCAGAATGGCAGCTCGGTTTCGGAGCGTCAGCAGTTCGTGGGTGAGCTGACGGGGGAGCGACGGGATCGGCTGGCTGAGGTCAAGGTGAAGAATCGCTTTGCACTGGGTGATCATCTGGAATTGATGACGCCCGCAGGCAATTTTCATTTTGATTTGCATGAGTTGCAGAGCCTCAAGGGTGAGGCGATCGAGGTGGCGCCGGGGGATGGGCATACGGTTTATGTGCCGATTCCGGAGGGGGTGGATTTGCGGTTTGGGTTGTTGATGCGGGATCTGCGGGGTGCCTGA
- a CDS encoding LysR substrate-binding domain-containing protein has protein sequence MELAQIRMFKTVAEVGSIARAAEKLFCVPSNITARIKALEAELGVALFLREGRGLRISPAGQTFLVYAEKILALTVEAKRAVDPSAEPSGPLRIGAIESSATGRLPRLLAKFHQRYPQVALELTTGTWGQLLDDTVSHRLDGAIVAVDVERSQLKRTPMYREELLLIASTSFGPVRGIDDLQDKTVFMWPQGCPYRAALEHWLLRQGQALPIVSLASYGAIVGCVSAGAGVALVPKGVFEQYAKGAGCVGYEFPELTAVDNLFYWHENAGVHPAREAFVAMLREEFVA, from the coding sequence ATGGAACTGGCACAAATCCGTATGTTCAAGACTGTGGCCGAGGTCGGCAGCATCGCCCGGGCGGCGGAAAAGCTGTTCTGCGTGCCGTCGAACATCACCGCGCGGATCAAGGCACTTGAGGCCGAGTTGGGCGTTGCACTGTTTCTGCGTGAGGGTCGCGGGTTGCGCATCAGCCCGGCGGGGCAGACGTTTCTGGTCTATGCGGAAAAGATTCTGGCGCTGACCGTCGAGGCCAAACGCGCAGTCGATCCTTCGGCCGAGCCGTCCGGGCCGTTGCGTATCGGCGCGATCGAATCCTCGGCGACCGGGCGCTTGCCGCGCTTGCTGGCGAAATTTCACCAGCGCTATCCGCAGGTGGCGCTGGAACTCACCACGGGCACTTGGGGGCAATTGCTCGACGACACCGTCAGCCATCGTCTCGACGGGGCGATTGTCGCGGTGGATGTCGAGCGTTCGCAGCTCAAGCGCACGCCGATGTATCGCGAAGAGCTGTTGTTGATCGCGTCGACCTCGTTTGGGCCGGTACGCGGCATCGATGATCTGCAGGACAAAACCGTGTTCATGTGGCCGCAGGGTTGTCCGTATCGCGCGGCGCTGGAGCATTGGTTGTTGCGTCAGGGCCAGGCGTTGCCGATTGTCAGTCTGGCCAGTTATGGCGCGATTGTCGGGTGTGTGAGTGCCGGGGCGGGGGTGGCACTGGTGCCCAAGGGCGTGTTTGAGCAGTACGCGAAAGGGGCCGGGTGTGTGGGGTATGAATTCCCGGAGCTGACGGCCGTCGACAACTTGTTTTACTGGCATGAAAACGCCGGGGTGCATCCGGCGCGGGAGGCGTTTGTGGCGATGTTGCGGGAGGAGTTTGTTGCTTGA
- a CDS encoding DMT family transporter — MPHPSPLKILLAMAFVVGCWAYSPTGIHIGLQAYVPGHLALLRFLLASLFMALIAAFKGVRLPHLRDVPLLFALGFFAVSLHHVALNIGQQSVSAGASSVLAQSSPLFSTLLARFVFKDQVSAWRWGCVLLGFVGVVIVVSGDKGLGDIDAHALLILLAAVSWSVYFALQKHHARRYDGFSLACYAVWSGTLMLLIYLPGLGQAVLNAPLRAQGAVLALGVFPSALAYLAWGFVLKHVDLSRATMTLYLIPPTAMAIASVGLAERPTLLVLAGSVVVLISVLALNLERRVGVVRAAGV; from the coding sequence ATGCCGCACCCTTCCCCGTTGAAAATCCTCCTGGCGATGGCATTTGTCGTCGGTTGCTGGGCCTATTCACCGACCGGCATTCACATTGGTCTGCAAGCCTACGTTCCCGGACATCTGGCGTTGCTGCGGTTTCTGTTGGCCTCGCTGTTCATGGCGCTGATTGCTGCCTTCAAAGGCGTTCGCCTGCCACACCTGCGTGATGTGCCGCTGTTGTTCGCTTTGGGTTTCTTCGCCGTGAGCCTGCATCATGTCGCGCTGAACATCGGCCAGCAAAGCGTCAGTGCCGGGGCTTCCAGTGTGTTGGCGCAATCGAGTCCGCTGTTCAGCACGCTGCTGGCGCGGTTCGTGTTCAAGGATCAGGTCAGCGCCTGGCGTTGGGGTTGTGTGTTGCTCGGTTTTGTTGGCGTGGTGATCGTAGTCAGCGGCGACAAGGGCTTGGGCGACATTGATGCGCATGCCCTGCTGATCCTGTTGGCGGCGGTGTCATGGAGCGTTTACTTCGCCCTGCAAAAACATCATGCGCGGCGATACGACGGCTTCAGCCTGGCCTGTTATGCGGTGTGGTCGGGGACGTTGATGCTGCTGATCTATCTGCCTGGGCTGGGTCAAGCTGTGCTGAATGCGCCGCTGCGGGCGCAAGGGGCGGTGTTGGCATTGGGCGTATTTCCCAGTGCGCTGGCCTATCTGGCCTGGGGCTTTGTGCTCAAGCATGTGGATCTGAGTCGGGCGACAATGACGTTGTATCTGATACCGCCGACGGCGATGGCGATTGCGTCGGTTGGTTTGGCTGAGCGGCCGACGTTACTGGTGCTGGCGGGATCGGTGGTGGTGTTGATCAGTGTGTTGGCGTTGAATCTGGAGCGGCGGGTTGGGGTGGTTAGGGCTGCCGGGGTCTGA
- a CDS encoding FCD domain-containing protein encodes MQEDIDAPARKRAHNLAHDLVEKLTQSILLGQLTPGDKLPSENSIVQEHGVSRTVVREAISKLQASGLVETRHGIGTFVIERAPEQGLRLNVDTALGVRSILELRLGLETQAAALAAQRRTEPQLLQMRQALDDYQSLLDNNDSCVEADRRFHLLIAEATGNVCFSEIMQHLGSAMIPRNRINAAERGAADLSKLGQLAHLEHEAILNAIKRQDADAARAAMWLHLTNSRDRFSARG; translated from the coding sequence ATGCAAGAAGATATCGACGCTCCTGCTCGCAAACGTGCGCACAACCTCGCCCATGACTTGGTGGAGAAGCTCACCCAGAGCATCCTGCTCGGTCAGCTGACGCCCGGCGATAAACTGCCCTCGGAAAACTCCATCGTTCAGGAACACGGCGTCAGCCGCACGGTGGTGCGTGAGGCGATTTCCAAATTGCAGGCTTCGGGACTGGTGGAGACGCGCCACGGCATCGGCACGTTCGTCATCGAGCGCGCGCCGGAGCAGGGCTTGCGCCTGAATGTCGATACCGCGCTCGGCGTGCGCAGCATTCTGGAATTGCGTCTGGGCCTGGAAACCCAAGCGGCGGCGTTGGCAGCGCAACGTCGCACGGAGCCGCAATTGCTGCAAATGCGTCAGGCGCTCGACGACTATCAAAGTCTGCTGGATAACAACGACAGTTGTGTCGAGGCGGATCGACGCTTTCATCTGCTGATTGCAGAAGCCACGGGTAACGTCTGTTTCAGCGAGATCATGCAGCACCTGGGCAGTGCGATGATCCCGCGTAACCGGATCAATGCTGCTGAACGTGGCGCGGCGGATTTGAGCAAGCTCGGGCAACTGGCCCATCTGGAGCACGAGGCGATTCTGAACGCGATCAAGCGTCAGGATGCGGATGCCGCGCGCGCTGCAATGTGGCTGCACCTGACCAACAGCCGCGACCGCTTTTCCGCGCGGGGTTGA